A DNA window from Arachis duranensis cultivar V14167 chromosome 3, aradu.V14167.gnm2.J7QH, whole genome shotgun sequence contains the following coding sequences:
- the LOC107481268 gene encoding phospholipid-transporting ATPase 3 isoform X3, which translates to MAINNKMVDVLQDQRWVSVPWKALQVGDIVKVKQDEFFPADLLFMASTNADGVCYIETANLDGETNLKIRKALEKTWDYLTPPKASEFKGEIQCEQPNNSLYTFTGNLILDNQTLPLSPNQVLLRGCSLRNTEYIVTVVIFTGHETKVMMNSMNVPSKRSTLERKLDKLILTLFVTLFVMCFVGATGSALFVDKKYYYLHLDSIEEGSSQFNPNNRFLVLILTMFTLITLYSSIIPISLYVSIEMIKFIQSAQFINKDLHMYHSETNTPALARTSNLNEELGQVEYIFSDKTGTLTRNLMEFFKCSIGGEVYGHGVTEIERGIAERNGMKIEEKRSPNAVQEKGFNFDDTRIMRGAWRNESNPDICKGFFRCLAICHTVLPEGEESPEKIKYQAASPDESALVIAAKNFGFFFYRRTPTAIYVRESHVEKIGHTQDVSYEILNVLEFNSTRKRQSVVCRYPDGRLVLYCKGADTVIFERLADGNNEIRNLTREHLEQFGSAGLRTLCLAYKELHPDAYESWNEKFIQAKSSLRDREKKLDEVAELIENGLTLIGCTAIEDKLQEGVPACIRTLQKAGIKIWVLTGDKIETAINIAYACNLINNEMKKFIISSETDAIREVEEKGDQVEIARFIKDEVKKELKKCTEEAQSYFNTGSAPKLALVIDGKCLMYALDPSLRVMLLDLGLNCHAVVCCRVSPLQKAQVTSMVKKGAHKITLSIGDGANDVSMIQAAHVGVGISGLEGMQAVMASDFAIAQFRYLEDLLLVHGRWSYLRVCKVVLYFFYKNLTFALTQFWFTFQTGFSGQRFYDDWFQSLYNVIFTAVPVVIVGLFDKDVSASLSKKYPELYKEGIKNAFFKWRVVAVYAFFSIYQSLIFFYFVGTTNLTAKNSDGKIFGLWDVSTMAFTCVVITVNLRLLLICNSITRWHYISVGGSILAWFIFVFIYSLICHLFGRQNVYFVIFVLMSTFYFYFILLLVPVAALFCDFVYQGVQRWFFPYDFQIVQEMHKNELNDTGRAKLLEVENQLTEDQARSYAVSRLPPAISKHTGFAFDSPGYESFFASQIGVYAPPKAWDVARRASMKSRLKIVLQK; encoded by the exons ATGGCCATAAACAATAAAATGGTAGACGTTTTGCAAGATCAACGGTGGGTTTCTGTACCCTGGAAAGCGTTGCAGGTTGGAGACATTGTCAAG GTTAAGCAGGATGAATTCTTTCCAGCAGATCTGCTTTTCATGGCTAGTACAAATGCAGATGGTGTTTGCTACATTGAG ACTGCTAATTTGGACGGGGAAACCAACTTGAAGATAAGGAAAGCATTGGAAAAGACTTGGGATTACCTGACTCCACCGAAAGCATCTGAGTTTAAAG GTGAAATTCAATGTGAACAACCAAACAATTCGCTGTATACCTTTACTGGAAATCTTATATTGGACAATCAAACATTGCCTCTCAGTCCAAATCAAGTTTTGCTGCGA GGATGCAGTCTCAGGAATACGGAGTATATTGTTACGGTGGTTATTTTTACAGGACATGAAACAAAG GTGATGATGAATTCAATGAACGTTCCTTCCAAAAGAAGTACATTGGAGAGGAAACTTGACAAGCTCATACTCACTCTATTTGTAACTCTCTTTGTGATGTGCTTTGTTGGAGCCACGGGCAG TGCACTCTTCGTAGACAAGAAATATTATTACTTGCATCTTGATTCAATTGAGGAGGGATCATCACAGTTTAACCCTAACAACAGATTTTTG GTTCTTATTCTGACTATGTTTACCCTTATCACACTATACTCTTCAATCATTCCCATTTCTCTTTATGTCTCTATAGAG atGATAAAATTTATCCAGTCTGCTCAGTTTATTAACAAGGACTTGCACATGTATCATAGTGAAACCAATACGCCTGCATTAGCTAGGACGTCAAATCTGAATGAAGAACTTGGGCAG GTGGAATACATTTTTTCTGACAAAACTGGGACTCTTACTAGAAACTTAATGGAATTCTTCAAGTGCTCAATTGGTGGGGAGGTGTATGGACATGGTGTGACAGAAATTGAAAGGGGAATAGCAGAGCGCAATGGCATGAAAATTGAG GAAAAAAGATCACCCAATGCAGTGCAAGAGAAAggttttaattttgatgatactAGGATTATGAGAGGAGCATGGAGGAATGAGTCTAATCCTGATATCTGCAAG GGGTTCTTCAGATGTCTTGCTATATGTCATACAGTACTTCCTGAGGGTGAAGAGTCCCCTGAAAAGATTAAGTATCAAGCTGCGTCTCCTGATGAGTCTGCTTTGGTTATTGCTGCAAAGAACTTTGGTTTCTTTTTCTACAG ACGCACACCAACAGCTATATATGTTCGTGAATCTCATGTGGAGAAGATTGGCCATACTCAAGATGTATCCTATGAAATTTTAAATGTACTCGAGTTTAATAG TACAAGGAAGCGTCAGTCCGTTGTATGTCGTTATCCAGATGGGAGGCTTGTATTGTACTGCAAG GGTGCTGATACTGTAATCTTTGAGAGACTGGCTGATGGTAATAATGAAATCAGGAACTTGACAAGAGAGCATCTGGAACAATTTGGATCTGCTGGACTACGCACATTATGCCTGGCCTACAAAGAATTGCATCCTGATGCTTATGAAAGCTGGAATGAGAAGTTTATCCAGGCCAAGTCTTCTTTACGTGATCGTGAGAAGAAGTTAGATGAG GTTGCGGAACTTATTGAAAATGGTCTCACTTTAATTGGTTGCACCGCCATCGAAGACAAGCTTCAGGAGGGAGTACCAGCTTGCATACGGACTCTTCAAAAGGCTGGTATCAAAATTTGGGTTCTTACAGGGGACAAGATTGAAACAGCAATAAACATAGCCTACG CATGCAATTTAATAAACAATGAGATGAAGAAATTTATTATCAGCTCAGAAACTGATGCGATaagagaagttgaagaaaag GGTGACCAAGTGGAAATTGCACGATTTATTAAAGATGAAGTGAAAAAAGAGCTAAAGAAATGCACTGAGGAAGCACAGAGCTATTTTAACACTGGATCTGCACCAAAATTAGCACTTGTAATTGATGGAAAGTGTCTAATGTATGCGTTGGATCCAAGTTTAAGAGTGATGCTGCTGGATTTAGGTTTGAACTGTCATGCTGTCGTTTGCTGCCGAGTTTCTCCTTTACAGAAAGCACAG GTAACAAGTATGGTCAAGAAAGGTGCACATAAAATAACACTTAGTATTGGTGATGGAGCCAATGATGTTAGCATGATTCAAGCTGCTCATGTTGGTGTTGGCATAAGTGGGTTGGAAGGAATGCAAGCTGTGATGGCTAGTGACTTTGCCATTGCACAGTTCCGTTACTTGGAAGATTTGCTGCTTGTTCATGGCCGCTGGTCATATCTACGTGTATGCAAG GTGGTATTATACTTCTTCTATAAGAATCTCACATTCGCTCTCACTCAGTTTTGGTTTACTTTTCAAACTGGGTTTTCTGGTCAGAGATTCTATGATGATTGGTTTCAGTCATTATATAATGTCATCTTCACAGCAGTACCTGTGGTCATTGTTGGGCTATTTGACAAG GATGTCAGTGCGTCTTTATCCAAGAAGTATCCTGAGCTATACAAGGAGGGAATAAAGAATGCCTTCTTCAAGTGGAGAGTTGTGGCTGTCTATGCCTTTTTTTCTATATACCAGTCTCTAATATTCTTCTATTTTGTGGGCACAACAAACCTGACTGCTAAGAACTCAGATGGAAAGATATTTGGACTCTGGGATGTCAGTACAATGGCATTCACATGTGTTGTAATAACTGTCAACTTGCGACTGCTTTTGATCTGTAATTCAATCACAAGATGGCACTATATTAGTGTCGGTGGAAGTATATTAGCCtggtttatttttgtttttatatactCGTTGATTTGTCATCTTTTTGGTCGGCAG AATGTTTATTTTGTCATCTTTGTCTTGATGAGTACATTCTATTTCTACTTCATACTACTACTTGTTCCCGTTGCTGCACTCTTCTGTGACTTTGTTTACCAAGG GGTTCAAAGATGGTTCTTCCCCTATGATTTTCAAATTGTTCAAGAAATGCACAAGAATGAGCTTAATGACACCGGTAGGGCAAAATTGCTGGAGGTAGAGAACCAGCTTACGGAAGATCAAGCAAGGAGCTACGCTGTATCTCGGCTCCCACCTGCGATATCAAAGCACACTGGGTTTGCATTCGATTCGCCAGGGTACGAGTCATTCTTTGCTTCACAGATTGGTGTATATGCCCCTCCAAAGGCATGGGATGTTGCAAGACGAGCTAGCATGAAATCACGGCTAAAGATTGTGCTGCAAAAGTGA
- the LOC107481268 gene encoding phospholipid-transporting ATPase 3 isoform X2, whose translation MMKGLGGIDSQPGSSFSRTSSKMHQRPPSQTIRLGRVQPQAPSYRTIFCNDRESNFPVRFKFRRVANLYFLSISILSTTPISPVSPITNVLPLSLVLLASLIKEAWEDWKRFQNDMAINNKMVDVLQDQRWVSVPWKALQVGDIVKVKQDEFFPADLLFMASTNADGVCYIETANLDGETNLKIRKALEKTWDYLTPPKASEFKGEIQCEQPNNSLYTFTGNLILDNQTLPLSPNQVLLRGCSLRNTEYIVTVVIFTGHETKVMMNSMNVPSKRSTLERKLDKLILTLFVTLFVMCFVGATGSALFVDKKYYYLHLDSIEEGSSQFNPNNRFLVLILTMFTLITLYSSIIPISLYVSIEMIKFIQSAQFINKDLHMYHSETNTPALARTSNLNEELGQVEYIFSDKTGTLTRNLMEFFKCSIGGEVYGHGVTEIERGIAERNGMKIEEKRSPNAVQEKGFNFDDTRIMRGAWRNESNPDICKGFFRCLAICHTVLPEGEESPEKIKYQAASPDESALVIAAKNFGFFFYRRTPTAIYVRESHVEKIGHTQDVSYEILNVLEFNSTRKRQSVVCRYPDGRLVLYCKGADTVIFERLADGNNEIRNLTREHLEQFGSAGLRTLCLAYKELHPDAYESWNEKFIQAKSSLRDREKKLDEVAELIENGLTLIGCTAIEDKLQEGVPACIRTLQKAGIKIWVLTGDKIETAINIAYACNLINNEMKKFIISSETDAIREVEEKGDQVEIARFIKDEVKKELKKCTEEAQSYFNTGSAPKLALVIDGKCLMYALDPSLRVMLLDLGLNCHAVVCCRVSPLQKAQVTSMVKKGAHKITLSIGDGANDVSMIQAAHVGVGISGLEGMQAVMASDFAIAQFRYLEDLLLVHGRWSYLRVCKVVLYFFYKNLTFALTQFWFTFQTGFSGQRFYDDWFQSLYNVIFTAVPVVIVGLFDKDVSASLSKKYPELYKEGIKNAFFKWRVVAVYAFFSIYQSLIFFYFVGTTNLTAKNSDGKIFGLWDVSTMAFTCVVITVNLRLLLICNSITRWHYISVGGSILAWFIFVFIYSLICHLFGRQNVYFVIFVLMSTFYFYFILLLVPVAALFCDFVYQGVQRWFFPYDFQIVQEMHKNELNDTGRAKLLEVENQLTEDQARSYAVSRLPPAISKHTGFAFDSPGYESFFASQIGVYAPPKAWDVARRASMKSRLKIVLQK comes from the exons ATGATGAAGGGATTGGGTGGGATTGATTCTCAACCAGGTTCTTCTTTCTCGCGAACGAGTTCCAAGATGCACCAGCGACCCCCCTCTCAGACCATTCGACTCGGCCGGGTCCAGCCACAGGCACCTTCCTACCGCACCATTTTCTGCAATGATCGTGAATCCAATTTCCCCGTTCGCTTCAAg TTCAGACGGGTGGCTaatctctactttctttcaATCTCAATTTTGTCAACCACACCAATTAG TCCcgtctctccaattaccaatgtACTTCCTCTATCCTTGGTTCTTCTTGCATCTCTTATTAAGGAAGCTTGGGAGGACTGG AAGCGCTTTCAAAATGACATGGCCATAAACAATAAAATGGTAGACGTTTTGCAAGATCAACGGTGGGTTTCTGTACCCTGGAAAGCGTTGCAGGTTGGAGACATTGTCAAG GTTAAGCAGGATGAATTCTTTCCAGCAGATCTGCTTTTCATGGCTAGTACAAATGCAGATGGTGTTTGCTACATTGAG ACTGCTAATTTGGACGGGGAAACCAACTTGAAGATAAGGAAAGCATTGGAAAAGACTTGGGATTACCTGACTCCACCGAAAGCATCTGAGTTTAAAG GTGAAATTCAATGTGAACAACCAAACAATTCGCTGTATACCTTTACTGGAAATCTTATATTGGACAATCAAACATTGCCTCTCAGTCCAAATCAAGTTTTGCTGCGA GGATGCAGTCTCAGGAATACGGAGTATATTGTTACGGTGGTTATTTTTACAGGACATGAAACAAAG GTGATGATGAATTCAATGAACGTTCCTTCCAAAAGAAGTACATTGGAGAGGAAACTTGACAAGCTCATACTCACTCTATTTGTAACTCTCTTTGTGATGTGCTTTGTTGGAGCCACGGGCAG TGCACTCTTCGTAGACAAGAAATATTATTACTTGCATCTTGATTCAATTGAGGAGGGATCATCACAGTTTAACCCTAACAACAGATTTTTG GTTCTTATTCTGACTATGTTTACCCTTATCACACTATACTCTTCAATCATTCCCATTTCTCTTTATGTCTCTATAGAG atGATAAAATTTATCCAGTCTGCTCAGTTTATTAACAAGGACTTGCACATGTATCATAGTGAAACCAATACGCCTGCATTAGCTAGGACGTCAAATCTGAATGAAGAACTTGGGCAG GTGGAATACATTTTTTCTGACAAAACTGGGACTCTTACTAGAAACTTAATGGAATTCTTCAAGTGCTCAATTGGTGGGGAGGTGTATGGACATGGTGTGACAGAAATTGAAAGGGGAATAGCAGAGCGCAATGGCATGAAAATTGAG GAAAAAAGATCACCCAATGCAGTGCAAGAGAAAggttttaattttgatgatactAGGATTATGAGAGGAGCATGGAGGAATGAGTCTAATCCTGATATCTGCAAG GGGTTCTTCAGATGTCTTGCTATATGTCATACAGTACTTCCTGAGGGTGAAGAGTCCCCTGAAAAGATTAAGTATCAAGCTGCGTCTCCTGATGAGTCTGCTTTGGTTATTGCTGCAAAGAACTTTGGTTTCTTTTTCTACAG ACGCACACCAACAGCTATATATGTTCGTGAATCTCATGTGGAGAAGATTGGCCATACTCAAGATGTATCCTATGAAATTTTAAATGTACTCGAGTTTAATAG TACAAGGAAGCGTCAGTCCGTTGTATGTCGTTATCCAGATGGGAGGCTTGTATTGTACTGCAAG GGTGCTGATACTGTAATCTTTGAGAGACTGGCTGATGGTAATAATGAAATCAGGAACTTGACAAGAGAGCATCTGGAACAATTTGGATCTGCTGGACTACGCACATTATGCCTGGCCTACAAAGAATTGCATCCTGATGCTTATGAAAGCTGGAATGAGAAGTTTATCCAGGCCAAGTCTTCTTTACGTGATCGTGAGAAGAAGTTAGATGAG GTTGCGGAACTTATTGAAAATGGTCTCACTTTAATTGGTTGCACCGCCATCGAAGACAAGCTTCAGGAGGGAGTACCAGCTTGCATACGGACTCTTCAAAAGGCTGGTATCAAAATTTGGGTTCTTACAGGGGACAAGATTGAAACAGCAATAAACATAGCCTACG CATGCAATTTAATAAACAATGAGATGAAGAAATTTATTATCAGCTCAGAAACTGATGCGATaagagaagttgaagaaaag GGTGACCAAGTGGAAATTGCACGATTTATTAAAGATGAAGTGAAAAAAGAGCTAAAGAAATGCACTGAGGAAGCACAGAGCTATTTTAACACTGGATCTGCACCAAAATTAGCACTTGTAATTGATGGAAAGTGTCTAATGTATGCGTTGGATCCAAGTTTAAGAGTGATGCTGCTGGATTTAGGTTTGAACTGTCATGCTGTCGTTTGCTGCCGAGTTTCTCCTTTACAGAAAGCACAG GTAACAAGTATGGTCAAGAAAGGTGCACATAAAATAACACTTAGTATTGGTGATGGAGCCAATGATGTTAGCATGATTCAAGCTGCTCATGTTGGTGTTGGCATAAGTGGGTTGGAAGGAATGCAAGCTGTGATGGCTAGTGACTTTGCCATTGCACAGTTCCGTTACTTGGAAGATTTGCTGCTTGTTCATGGCCGCTGGTCATATCTACGTGTATGCAAG GTGGTATTATACTTCTTCTATAAGAATCTCACATTCGCTCTCACTCAGTTTTGGTTTACTTTTCAAACTGGGTTTTCTGGTCAGAGATTCTATGATGATTGGTTTCAGTCATTATATAATGTCATCTTCACAGCAGTACCTGTGGTCATTGTTGGGCTATTTGACAAG GATGTCAGTGCGTCTTTATCCAAGAAGTATCCTGAGCTATACAAGGAGGGAATAAAGAATGCCTTCTTCAAGTGGAGAGTTGTGGCTGTCTATGCCTTTTTTTCTATATACCAGTCTCTAATATTCTTCTATTTTGTGGGCACAACAAACCTGACTGCTAAGAACTCAGATGGAAAGATATTTGGACTCTGGGATGTCAGTACAATGGCATTCACATGTGTTGTAATAACTGTCAACTTGCGACTGCTTTTGATCTGTAATTCAATCACAAGATGGCACTATATTAGTGTCGGTGGAAGTATATTAGCCtggtttatttttgtttttatatactCGTTGATTTGTCATCTTTTTGGTCGGCAG AATGTTTATTTTGTCATCTTTGTCTTGATGAGTACATTCTATTTCTACTTCATACTACTACTTGTTCCCGTTGCTGCACTCTTCTGTGACTTTGTTTACCAAGG GGTTCAAAGATGGTTCTTCCCCTATGATTTTCAAATTGTTCAAGAAATGCACAAGAATGAGCTTAATGACACCGGTAGGGCAAAATTGCTGGAGGTAGAGAACCAGCTTACGGAAGATCAAGCAAGGAGCTACGCTGTATCTCGGCTCCCACCTGCGATATCAAAGCACACTGGGTTTGCATTCGATTCGCCAGGGTACGAGTCATTCTTTGCTTCACAGATTGGTGTATATGCCCCTCCAAAGGCATGGGATGTTGCAAGACGAGCTAGCATGAAATCACGGCTAAAGATTGTGCTGCAAAAGTGA
- the LOC107481268 gene encoding phospholipid-transporting ATPase 3 isoform X1 — protein MMKGLGGIDSQPGSSFSRTSSKMHQRPPSQTIRLGRVQPQAPSYRTIFCNDRESNFPVRFKGNSISTTKYNVLTFLPKGLFEQFRRVANLYFLSISILSTTPISPVSPITNVLPLSLVLLASLIKEAWEDWKRFQNDMAINNKMVDVLQDQRWVSVPWKALQVGDIVKVKQDEFFPADLLFMASTNADGVCYIETANLDGETNLKIRKALEKTWDYLTPPKASEFKGEIQCEQPNNSLYTFTGNLILDNQTLPLSPNQVLLRGCSLRNTEYIVTVVIFTGHETKVMMNSMNVPSKRSTLERKLDKLILTLFVTLFVMCFVGATGSALFVDKKYYYLHLDSIEEGSSQFNPNNRFLVLILTMFTLITLYSSIIPISLYVSIEMIKFIQSAQFINKDLHMYHSETNTPALARTSNLNEELGQVEYIFSDKTGTLTRNLMEFFKCSIGGEVYGHGVTEIERGIAERNGMKIEEKRSPNAVQEKGFNFDDTRIMRGAWRNESNPDICKGFFRCLAICHTVLPEGEESPEKIKYQAASPDESALVIAAKNFGFFFYRRTPTAIYVRESHVEKIGHTQDVSYEILNVLEFNSTRKRQSVVCRYPDGRLVLYCKGADTVIFERLADGNNEIRNLTREHLEQFGSAGLRTLCLAYKELHPDAYESWNEKFIQAKSSLRDREKKLDEVAELIENGLTLIGCTAIEDKLQEGVPACIRTLQKAGIKIWVLTGDKIETAINIAYACNLINNEMKKFIISSETDAIREVEEKGDQVEIARFIKDEVKKELKKCTEEAQSYFNTGSAPKLALVIDGKCLMYALDPSLRVMLLDLGLNCHAVVCCRVSPLQKAQVTSMVKKGAHKITLSIGDGANDVSMIQAAHVGVGISGLEGMQAVMASDFAIAQFRYLEDLLLVHGRWSYLRVCKVVLYFFYKNLTFALTQFWFTFQTGFSGQRFYDDWFQSLYNVIFTAVPVVIVGLFDKDVSASLSKKYPELYKEGIKNAFFKWRVVAVYAFFSIYQSLIFFYFVGTTNLTAKNSDGKIFGLWDVSTMAFTCVVITVNLRLLLICNSITRWHYISVGGSILAWFIFVFIYSLICHLFGRQNVYFVIFVLMSTFYFYFILLLVPVAALFCDFVYQGVQRWFFPYDFQIVQEMHKNELNDTGRAKLLEVENQLTEDQARSYAVSRLPPAISKHTGFAFDSPGYESFFASQIGVYAPPKAWDVARRASMKSRLKIVLQK, from the exons ATGATGAAGGGATTGGGTGGGATTGATTCTCAACCAGGTTCTTCTTTCTCGCGAACGAGTTCCAAGATGCACCAGCGACCCCCCTCTCAGACCATTCGACTCGGCCGGGTCCAGCCACAGGCACCTTCCTACCGCACCATTTTCTGCAATGATCGTGAATCCAATTTCCCCGTTCGCTTCAAg GGAAATTCAATATCTACTACAAAATACAACGTTTTAACCTTTTTACCAAAAGGATTATTTGAACAG TTCAGACGGGTGGCTaatctctactttctttcaATCTCAATTTTGTCAACCACACCAATTAG TCCcgtctctccaattaccaatgtACTTCCTCTATCCTTGGTTCTTCTTGCATCTCTTATTAAGGAAGCTTGGGAGGACTGG AAGCGCTTTCAAAATGACATGGCCATAAACAATAAAATGGTAGACGTTTTGCAAGATCAACGGTGGGTTTCTGTACCCTGGAAAGCGTTGCAGGTTGGAGACATTGTCAAG GTTAAGCAGGATGAATTCTTTCCAGCAGATCTGCTTTTCATGGCTAGTACAAATGCAGATGGTGTTTGCTACATTGAG ACTGCTAATTTGGACGGGGAAACCAACTTGAAGATAAGGAAAGCATTGGAAAAGACTTGGGATTACCTGACTCCACCGAAAGCATCTGAGTTTAAAG GTGAAATTCAATGTGAACAACCAAACAATTCGCTGTATACCTTTACTGGAAATCTTATATTGGACAATCAAACATTGCCTCTCAGTCCAAATCAAGTTTTGCTGCGA GGATGCAGTCTCAGGAATACGGAGTATATTGTTACGGTGGTTATTTTTACAGGACATGAAACAAAG GTGATGATGAATTCAATGAACGTTCCTTCCAAAAGAAGTACATTGGAGAGGAAACTTGACAAGCTCATACTCACTCTATTTGTAACTCTCTTTGTGATGTGCTTTGTTGGAGCCACGGGCAG TGCACTCTTCGTAGACAAGAAATATTATTACTTGCATCTTGATTCAATTGAGGAGGGATCATCACAGTTTAACCCTAACAACAGATTTTTG GTTCTTATTCTGACTATGTTTACCCTTATCACACTATACTCTTCAATCATTCCCATTTCTCTTTATGTCTCTATAGAG atGATAAAATTTATCCAGTCTGCTCAGTTTATTAACAAGGACTTGCACATGTATCATAGTGAAACCAATACGCCTGCATTAGCTAGGACGTCAAATCTGAATGAAGAACTTGGGCAG GTGGAATACATTTTTTCTGACAAAACTGGGACTCTTACTAGAAACTTAATGGAATTCTTCAAGTGCTCAATTGGTGGGGAGGTGTATGGACATGGTGTGACAGAAATTGAAAGGGGAATAGCAGAGCGCAATGGCATGAAAATTGAG GAAAAAAGATCACCCAATGCAGTGCAAGAGAAAggttttaattttgatgatactAGGATTATGAGAGGAGCATGGAGGAATGAGTCTAATCCTGATATCTGCAAG GGGTTCTTCAGATGTCTTGCTATATGTCATACAGTACTTCCTGAGGGTGAAGAGTCCCCTGAAAAGATTAAGTATCAAGCTGCGTCTCCTGATGAGTCTGCTTTGGTTATTGCTGCAAAGAACTTTGGTTTCTTTTTCTACAG ACGCACACCAACAGCTATATATGTTCGTGAATCTCATGTGGAGAAGATTGGCCATACTCAAGATGTATCCTATGAAATTTTAAATGTACTCGAGTTTAATAG TACAAGGAAGCGTCAGTCCGTTGTATGTCGTTATCCAGATGGGAGGCTTGTATTGTACTGCAAG GGTGCTGATACTGTAATCTTTGAGAGACTGGCTGATGGTAATAATGAAATCAGGAACTTGACAAGAGAGCATCTGGAACAATTTGGATCTGCTGGACTACGCACATTATGCCTGGCCTACAAAGAATTGCATCCTGATGCTTATGAAAGCTGGAATGAGAAGTTTATCCAGGCCAAGTCTTCTTTACGTGATCGTGAGAAGAAGTTAGATGAG GTTGCGGAACTTATTGAAAATGGTCTCACTTTAATTGGTTGCACCGCCATCGAAGACAAGCTTCAGGAGGGAGTACCAGCTTGCATACGGACTCTTCAAAAGGCTGGTATCAAAATTTGGGTTCTTACAGGGGACAAGATTGAAACAGCAATAAACATAGCCTACG CATGCAATTTAATAAACAATGAGATGAAGAAATTTATTATCAGCTCAGAAACTGATGCGATaagagaagttgaagaaaag GGTGACCAAGTGGAAATTGCACGATTTATTAAAGATGAAGTGAAAAAAGAGCTAAAGAAATGCACTGAGGAAGCACAGAGCTATTTTAACACTGGATCTGCACCAAAATTAGCACTTGTAATTGATGGAAAGTGTCTAATGTATGCGTTGGATCCAAGTTTAAGAGTGATGCTGCTGGATTTAGGTTTGAACTGTCATGCTGTCGTTTGCTGCCGAGTTTCTCCTTTACAGAAAGCACAG GTAACAAGTATGGTCAAGAAAGGTGCACATAAAATAACACTTAGTATTGGTGATGGAGCCAATGATGTTAGCATGATTCAAGCTGCTCATGTTGGTGTTGGCATAAGTGGGTTGGAAGGAATGCAAGCTGTGATGGCTAGTGACTTTGCCATTGCACAGTTCCGTTACTTGGAAGATTTGCTGCTTGTTCATGGCCGCTGGTCATATCTACGTGTATGCAAG GTGGTATTATACTTCTTCTATAAGAATCTCACATTCGCTCTCACTCAGTTTTGGTTTACTTTTCAAACTGGGTTTTCTGGTCAGAGATTCTATGATGATTGGTTTCAGTCATTATATAATGTCATCTTCACAGCAGTACCTGTGGTCATTGTTGGGCTATTTGACAAG GATGTCAGTGCGTCTTTATCCAAGAAGTATCCTGAGCTATACAAGGAGGGAATAAAGAATGCCTTCTTCAAGTGGAGAGTTGTGGCTGTCTATGCCTTTTTTTCTATATACCAGTCTCTAATATTCTTCTATTTTGTGGGCACAACAAACCTGACTGCTAAGAACTCAGATGGAAAGATATTTGGACTCTGGGATGTCAGTACAATGGCATTCACATGTGTTGTAATAACTGTCAACTTGCGACTGCTTTTGATCTGTAATTCAATCACAAGATGGCACTATATTAGTGTCGGTGGAAGTATATTAGCCtggtttatttttgtttttatatactCGTTGATTTGTCATCTTTTTGGTCGGCAG AATGTTTATTTTGTCATCTTTGTCTTGATGAGTACATTCTATTTCTACTTCATACTACTACTTGTTCCCGTTGCTGCACTCTTCTGTGACTTTGTTTACCAAGG GGTTCAAAGATGGTTCTTCCCCTATGATTTTCAAATTGTTCAAGAAATGCACAAGAATGAGCTTAATGACACCGGTAGGGCAAAATTGCTGGAGGTAGAGAACCAGCTTACGGAAGATCAAGCAAGGAGCTACGCTGTATCTCGGCTCCCACCTGCGATATCAAAGCACACTGGGTTTGCATTCGATTCGCCAGGGTACGAGTCATTCTTTGCTTCACAGATTGGTGTATATGCCCCTCCAAAGGCATGGGATGTTGCAAGACGAGCTAGCATGAAATCACGGCTAAAGATTGTGCTGCAAAAGTGA